From one Thermomicrobiales bacterium genomic stretch:
- a CDS encoding MFS transporter, producing the protein MRLATEIDLDHIGQRPVFGMPIAIWSMLLTAFVMSFGFFMLIPLVSVYYTESLGFTAAMVGLALAVRQFSQQGLMLVTGSLAERIGYRPVLAIGMLIRSAGFGLFVIATDLPRLLLASFVAALGGAFFEVSARSLMARLVPSDHRTHGFAMWSLASNVGLALGPLLGALLIRTSFAMVCVVAAAVYIVGATSTMLLIPPGIRSSIGIVRPPGLFKTIGIVTRDRTFVVFSIIMCGYYLLNTQLYITVPLETLRLTGTTNTLGLIYLVNSLVAIGLQFPLIKYASRRLGSLQIITSGVALLGVALLTIGLGGGLATILASVALLAVARVLVEPVMNTSVAGIASKAGDGLLASYFGFSALSVAIGGSAGQLLGGWLFDLASELGRHAIPWLAFGAIGAVVTASLALYSRSAGAARLEPELP; encoded by the coding sequence ATGCGGCTTGCCACCGAAATTGACCTCGATCATATCGGGCAGCGACCCGTCTTTGGGATGCCGATCGCCATCTGGTCAATGCTTCTGACGGCGTTCGTCATGAGCTTCGGCTTTTTCATGCTGATTCCGCTCGTCTCGGTCTACTACACCGAGTCGCTCGGCTTCACCGCGGCGATGGTCGGGCTCGCGCTGGCAGTGCGTCAGTTCTCTCAGCAGGGCTTGATGCTCGTCACCGGTTCGCTGGCCGAACGGATCGGATATCGTCCTGTTTTGGCGATTGGCATGTTGATCCGCTCGGCCGGCTTCGGTCTGTTCGTGATCGCCACCGATCTTCCGCGACTGCTGCTCGCATCGTTCGTTGCCGCGTTAGGGGGCGCATTTTTTGAGGTGAGCGCCCGGTCCCTGATGGCGAGGCTGGTTCCATCGGATCATCGGACTCACGGATTCGCGATGTGGTCGCTGGCCTCGAATGTCGGCCTGGCACTCGGACCACTACTCGGAGCTCTTCTGATCCGCACCAGCTTCGCGATGGTATGCGTCGTCGCGGCGGCCGTGTATATCGTCGGCGCGACGAGCACAATGCTGCTGATCCCGCCAGGTATCCGGTCGAGCATCGGGATTGTCCGGCCGCCGGGGCTTTTCAAGACGATCGGAATCGTTACACGAGACCGCACGTTTGTCGTCTTCAGCATCATTATGTGCGGCTATTACCTGCTCAATACGCAACTCTACATCACGGTTCCGCTCGAGACCCTGCGCCTGACCGGCACCACGAACACACTGGGGTTGATCTATCTGGTCAACTCACTCGTCGCGATCGGTTTGCAGTTTCCACTGATCAAGTACGCGTCGCGACGACTCGGATCGCTCCAGATCATCACGTCTGGTGTCGCGCTCCTCGGCGTAGCGCTTCTTACGATCGGTCTCGGCGGCGGACTGGCGACCATTCTCGCCAGTGTCGCACTGTTAGCCGTCGCCCGCGTGCTCGTCGAGCCCGTCATGAACACGAGCGTGGCGGGGATCGCGTCAAAGGCAGGCGATGGCCTTCTTGCAAGCTACTTCGGGTTCAGTGCGCTCTCCGTTGCCATCGGCGGCTCAGCCGGCCAACTTCTCGGCGGCTGGCTGTTTGACCTGGCTTCCGAGCTGGGGCGACACGCTATCCCGTGGCTGGCGTTCGGCGCGATCGGCGCAGTCGTGACTGCGTCTCTGGCGCTGTATTCTCGATCGGCGGGAGCAGCCCGGCTGGAGCCGGAACTTCCCTGA
- a CDS encoding chlorite dismutase family protein codes for MSEHPQATYTNFWVYQIASEWRTTDAESRSAARDELAALLDDAASYGVAIRGVYSTVGLRPDADLMIWAVTDDFDALQRVAVAIRATTLGAMLQPRHTFPGASLGSKYSSDHAPAFMKGIPPKRYLSMYPFTKTHEWYQLPFEERRSAMGEHGRMGREYPDILTNTVSSFGISDWEFVVAFESDDVGDMVRMVEYLRPAASRPYTKLDTPIFLGVLKDLREALLRSRLRLAFRAMESGVSGVSDWPDGIQCAVTLTFDVDAETLWLSGDLANLSRPGLLSQGAYGAQVAVPFILDLLDRQGLPATFFVPGWTAETHRDAISQVHQAGHEIGHHGWLHEHASNLDAAAEEEVLRKGIAALEAITGVPPRGYRSPAWEFSPNTLNLLQQYDFSYSSNLMSHFKPWLHPGTDIVELPVQWLLDDAPFFLFGGGRPRPISTAENVYQAWIEEFDGIYLHGGLFNLTMHPQIIGRPGRLMMLGRLIEYIRARPGVWFATAGEIADYWRAQSSAESSTGG; via the coding sequence ATGAGCGAGCACCCGCAAGCGACATATACGAACTTCTGGGTTTATCAGATTGCGTCCGAGTGGCGGACGACTGATGCCGAGTCGCGGTCCGCGGCGCGCGACGAGCTTGCCGCGCTTCTCGACGACGCGGCGAGCTATGGCGTCGCGATCCGCGGTGTCTATTCGACAGTTGGCCTCCGACCGGATGCCGACCTGATGATCTGGGCAGTCACCGATGACTTCGATGCGCTTCAGCGAGTGGCGGTGGCCATTCGCGCGACGACGTTGGGCGCCATGTTGCAGCCGCGACACACGTTTCCCGGTGCATCACTGGGCTCAAAATACAGCAGCGACCATGCTCCAGCGTTCATGAAGGGCATCCCACCGAAACGCTATCTGTCGATGTATCCGTTCACGAAGACGCATGAGTGGTATCAGCTTCCATTCGAAGAGCGGCGTTCGGCGATGGGCGAGCACGGCCGGATGGGTCGCGAGTACCCCGATATTCTGACGAACACAGTCTCGTCATTCGGCATCAGTGACTGGGAGTTTGTCGTCGCGTTCGAGAGCGATGATGTCGGTGACATGGTCCGGATGGTCGAGTATCTGCGGCCGGCCGCATCGAGGCCATACACGAAGCTGGACACGCCGATCTTCCTTGGGGTACTGAAGGATCTGCGCGAGGCTCTTCTTCGATCTCGGTTGAGATTGGCGTTCAGAGCGATGGAATCAGGAGTGTCTGGCGTGAGTGACTGGCCAGATGGGATCCAGTGCGCGGTCACGTTGACTTTCGATGTTGACGCCGAGACGCTCTGGCTTTCCGGAGATCTGGCGAATCTCTCCCGGCCAGGGTTGCTCTCGCAAGGCGCTTATGGCGCGCAGGTTGCTGTGCCGTTTATCCTCGACCTGCTCGATCGCCAGGGTTTGCCAGCCACGTTCTTCGTGCCAGGCTGGACTGCCGAGACTCACCGCGACGCGATCTCGCAGGTCCATCAGGCGGGCCACGAGATCGGTCACCACGGCTGGCTCCACGAGCACGCGTCCAATCTGGACGCAGCCGCTGAGGAGGAGGTGCTTCGGAAAGGGATTGCCGCGCTCGAGGCGATCACCGGGGTCCCACCGCGCGGTTACCGATCGCCGGCCTGGGAGTTCTCGCCGAATACACTCAACCTCCTGCAACAATACGATTTCTCGTATTCGTCGAATCTGATGAGCCATTTCAAGCCGTGGCTCCACCCGGGTACGGATATCGTTGAGCTGCCCGTTCAGTGGTTGCTGGATGACGCGCCGTTCTTCCTGTTCGGCGGTGGCCGGCCCCGACCGATCAGCACTGCCGAGAACGTCTACCAGGCCTGGATCGAGGAATTCGACGGCATATACCTGCATGGTGGCTTGTTCAACCTCACGATGCACCCGCAGATTATCGGCCGGCCCGGCCGGCTGATGATGCTGGGCCGGCTGATCGAGTACATTCGCGCCCGTCCGGGCGTCTGGTTCGCGACGGCTGGGGAGATCGCTGACTACTGGCGTGCGCAATCCTCGGCGGAGTCGTCGACGGGCGGGTGA
- a CDS encoding PQQ-dependent sugar dehydrogenase, whose protein sequence is MNRIWLRRLLVLLSVAVIGSGCASGGSSPPPATATPASATPPVAGSLSENPVIEANLIDVQVAGHTLRIPTGLRVTIFAEDLGSPRFMALDDRGVVYVADPAGGRILRLPDENGDGVADKATEVLRGLDQPHSLAFHGGWLYVAETNEVVRSREDAGVYGAPEIVVPDLPTGGHWSRTIVFGPDGMLYLSIGSSCNVCNEHDDRRASVLRYSADGGDGALFSTGLRNAVGLAFDASGHLWATNNGRDGMGDDVPPETINLLAQGADFGWPGCHAGDIPDPEYTGERGCKGVTQPSVRMQAHSAPLGLAFADATTLGGAFEGSLLVAFHGSWNRTVPTGYKVVLLPFVDGQPTGQTLDFLSGFLLADGSSWARPVGILPLPDGSVLVSDDAGGRIFRISLDRKRPSGS, encoded by the coding sequence ATGAACAGGATCTGGCTGCGCCGGTTGCTTGTGCTGCTGTCGGTAGCGGTCATCGGTTCCGGCTGCGCCAGTGGCGGCAGTTCCCCGCCGCCGGCCACAGCGACTCCCGCATCCGCGACGCCACCAGTGGCAGGATCCCTGTCTGAGAACCCCGTCATTGAGGCGAATCTGATCGACGTGCAGGTGGCCGGCCACACGTTGAGAATTCCGACTGGTTTGCGAGTGACGATCTTCGCGGAGGATCTCGGGTCGCCACGGTTCATGGCATTGGACGATCGCGGGGTTGTCTATGTCGCGGATCCGGCCGGCGGTCGCATCCTGCGTTTGCCAGATGAGAATGGTGACGGGGTCGCCGATAAAGCGACTGAGGTGCTTCGCGGTCTCGACCAACCTCATAGTCTCGCGTTTCATGGTGGCTGGCTCTACGTCGCCGAGACGAACGAAGTCGTCCGAAGCCGCGAAGATGCCGGGGTGTACGGCGCCCCGGAAATCGTCGTTCCGGACCTTCCGACGGGCGGCCACTGGTCACGGACAATCGTATTCGGCCCGGACGGGATGCTCTACCTCTCGATCGGCTCGTCGTGCAACGTCTGTAACGAACACGATGATCGCCGCGCATCCGTGCTTCGCTATAGCGCGGACGGGGGCGACGGCGCGCTATTCTCAACCGGGCTGCGCAACGCGGTCGGCCTTGCGTTCGACGCTAGCGGCCACCTCTGGGCGACGAACAATGGGCGAGATGGCATGGGTGATGATGTTCCGCCCGAGACGATCAACCTGTTGGCCCAGGGCGCGGATTTCGGTTGGCCCGGCTGTCATGCTGGTGACATCCCCGACCCTGAATACACTGGTGAGCGCGGCTGCAAGGGCGTCACGCAACCGTCAGTCCGCATGCAGGCGCATTCGGCGCCGCTCGGTCTGGCATTCGCCGATGCGACGACGCTCGGGGGCGCGTTCGAGGGTAGCTTGCTGGTCGCCTTCCACGGCTCCTGGAATCGCACCGTGCCGACGGGGTACAAGGTGGTGCTTCTGCCGTTCGTCGACGGACAGCCGACCGGCCAGACACTGGATTTTCTGTCGGGCTTCCTGCTTGCCGACGGCAGCAGCTGGGCCCGCCCGGTCGGTATTCTGCCGCTGCCGGACGGCAGCGTGCTCGTCTCCGATGACGCAGGTGGCCGCATCTTCCGTATCAGTCTCGACAGAAAGCGACCGTCCGGCAGCTAG
- a CDS encoding (2Fe-2S) ferredoxin domain-containing protein, with protein sequence MNVAGRLRIECKRRGLDRDVMVNTCDSIDLCDIGPNIVVYPERIIYSHVKVSDLPDIIAHLEGGEPVERLILSPTTPEENERERFYRAATADGATLSRDAFESIMTTYGFDEAWLAEQGRRGFIARKEADGVPTITVTSKALQRYRIELASPVD encoded by the coding sequence ATGAACGTCGCCGGTCGGTTGCGAATCGAATGCAAGCGACGCGGGCTCGATCGCGATGTCATGGTGAACACCTGTGACTCAATCGACCTGTGCGATATCGGCCCCAACATCGTTGTCTATCCCGAACGGATCATCTATAGCCACGTCAAGGTGTCCGACCTGCCCGATATCATCGCGCACCTCGAAGGCGGAGAGCCCGTGGAGCGATTGATCCTGTCCCCGACGACGCCTGAAGAGAACGAACGCGAACGGTTCTATCGCGCAGCGACCGCGGACGGCGCGACGCTCTCGCGTGATGCGTTCGAGTCGATCATGACGACGTATGGTTTTGACGAGGCGTGGCTTGCTGAGCAGGGCCGTCGCGGATTTATCGCGCGAAAGGAGGCCGACGGCGTGCCGACGATCACCGTGACCAGCAAGGCGCTGCAGCGGTACCGCATCGAGCTGGCGTCGCCAGTCGACTGA
- a CDS encoding phosphatase PAP2 family protein, translating to MPVPMNDRDLELEEPGNEAAGPSASRRAQLRAWMLRRRSILVRVAIAIVAMTAILLFNPSFFGWGFAVAAMIIAVPISRFRAYAAAFLPYGGAWLGFTLLRSLADETGVQLRTTQVTAIERTMFGGVTPTIWLQSHLFDPVHIHWYDYVTTFIHWSYFFVPHVAAIIMWRKAPDHYRRYLIATVITLGMGLVVYFLSPAAPPWLTADRAPQQDIYRVMANVGRDLNSSLYDRTYSALGDPNPVAAMPSLHEAITFLVFLFSLRAGWKVSVPMGIYAVAMAFSLVYTGEHYVIDTLVGASIATYAYLYSGRWLTFTAPIFQLVNRRTAPLIPHAPVASQGTGLGD from the coding sequence ATGCCAGTGCCCATGAACGACCGGGATCTGGAGCTGGAAGAACCGGGAAACGAGGCGGCAGGGCCGTCCGCGTCCCGGCGCGCACAACTGCGTGCCTGGATGCTGCGCCGGCGCAGCATTCTCGTCCGAGTGGCGATCGCGATCGTCGCGATGACGGCGATCCTGCTCTTCAATCCGTCATTCTTCGGCTGGGGCTTCGCGGTCGCCGCGATGATCATTGCCGTCCCGATCTCGCGTTTTCGCGCCTACGCGGCGGCATTCCTGCCATATGGCGGCGCCTGGCTCGGTTTCACTCTACTGCGTTCGCTTGCAGATGAGACGGGTGTGCAACTCCGCACAACCCAGGTGACGGCGATCGAGCGCACGATGTTTGGTGGCGTCACCCCAACTATCTGGCTTCAGAGTCATCTGTTCGATCCGGTGCATATTCACTGGTATGACTACGTGACGACGTTCATTCATTGGTCGTACTTCTTCGTGCCGCACGTCGCCGCGATCATCATGTGGCGCAAGGCGCCGGACCACTACCGGCGTTATCTGATCGCGACGGTGATTACGCTTGGCATGGGACTGGTAGTTTACTTTCTGTCCCCGGCCGCGCCTCCGTGGCTTACCGCGGACCGTGCCCCTCAACAGGATATCTATCGTGTGATGGCCAACGTTGGACGGGATCTCAATTCTTCGCTCTACGATCGTACGTATAGCGCGTTGGGTGATCCGAATCCCGTCGCAGCAATGCCGTCGCTTCACGAGGCGATCACCTTTCTTGTGTTTCTATTCAGTCTGCGGGCCGGCTGGAAAGTGTCCGTGCCGATGGGCATCTACGCCGTTGCGATGGCGTTCTCGCTGGTCTATACGGGCGAGCATTACGTGATCGACACATTGGTCGGCGCGTCGATCGCGACCTACGCGTACCTCTATTCGGGGCGCTGGCTCACTTTCACAGCCCCGATCTTTCAACTGGTGAACCGTCGAACCGCGCCGCTGATCCCGCATGCGCCTGTCGCAAGCCAAGGGACGGGTCTGGGCGATTGA
- a CDS encoding ferredoxin family protein gives MVVDTILDRAGLEKKLSIDSYTVDPTRAHIRIIDSRLCLQCERQQCVNCCPAACYAPQADGTVLFSYEGCVECGTCRIVCNEFDNIEWTYPRGGFGIQYRFG, from the coding sequence GTGGTAGTTGACACAATTCTCGACCGGGCCGGCCTCGAAAAGAAGCTCAGCATCGACTCATATACAGTCGATCCGACGCGAGCCCATATCAGGATCATTGATTCGCGCCTGTGCCTGCAATGCGAGCGGCAACAGTGCGTCAACTGCTGCCCGGCGGCGTGCTATGCGCCGCAAGCGGACGGAACTGTCCTCTTTTCGTATGAGGGCTGCGTGGAATGCGGAACCTGCCGGATCGTCTGCAACGAATTTGACAACATCGAGTGGACCTACCCACGCGGTGGATTCGGCATCCAGTATCGCTTCGGCTAG
- a CDS encoding aspartate aminotransferase family protein, with translation MATTTSDTSRLVQLDRDFMLHPVTNLRQHAATGALIFERGEGARLWDTDGKQYIDGFAGLWNVNVGHGRKELAEAGRAQLEQLAFQPTFFGLATPPVIELAAKLARMLPGTINHFNFTSGGAESNESAIKIARYYWSIQGKGDKVKILSRMNAYHGIAMGTLSATGIPAYWQHFGPRPEGFVHLSAPYAYRNAGDLDDAGFVDKLIAELEETIAREGADTIAALIGEPIQGAGGVIVPPDSYWRRVSEVLQRHDILLIADEVITGFGRTGAMFGVEQYDVQPDIVSLAKGISSGYIPLGAVGVSDAIYEQMLQPDAMFMHGFTYSGHPVACAVALANIDIIEREQLAANAGEQGAYLLEQLRELDGHQHVGEVRGKGLMMIVEIVADKETKAKFDPAFNAGGKLQSATREHGLIVRCSNDGIAISPPLTLSRDEARQIANIVQTAIVDVLG, from the coding sequence ATGGCCACCACGACAAGCGATACCTCCCGATTGGTCCAACTCGACAGAGACTTCATGCTGCACCCTGTCACGAATCTTCGTCAGCACGCGGCGACCGGTGCGCTCATCTTCGAGCGCGGCGAGGGTGCCCGCCTCTGGGATACCGATGGCAAGCAGTACATCGACGGGTTTGCCGGCCTCTGGAATGTGAATGTGGGCCACGGGCGGAAAGAGCTGGCCGAGGCCGGCCGCGCCCAGCTGGAGCAGCTCGCATTCCAACCGACATTCTTCGGACTTGCGACCCCACCCGTGATCGAGCTTGCCGCGAAGCTGGCCCGGATGCTGCCGGGAACGATCAATCACTTCAACTTCACGTCCGGCGGCGCTGAGTCGAACGAGTCCGCGATCAAGATCGCGCGCTACTACTGGTCAATCCAGGGCAAGGGTGACAAGGTCAAGATTCTGTCACGTATGAATGCGTACCACGGCATCGCGATGGGCACACTCTCGGCCACCGGCATCCCGGCCTACTGGCAACATTTTGGCCCACGCCCAGAAGGCTTCGTGCACCTCTCTGCGCCATACGCATACCGGAACGCCGGGGATCTCGATGACGCGGGATTCGTTGACAAGCTTATCGCCGAGCTGGAGGAAACGATCGCCCGCGAGGGAGCCGACACGATCGCGGCACTGATCGGCGAGCCGATCCAGGGCGCTGGCGGCGTCATCGTTCCGCCAGACTCCTATTGGCGGCGTGTGTCGGAGGTGCTGCAACGACATGACATCCTGTTGATCGCCGACGAAGTTATCACCGGTTTCGGTCGGACCGGCGCCATGTTCGGGGTCGAACAATATGATGTCCAGCCCGATATCGTGTCACTGGCAAAGGGCATTTCGTCCGGCTATATCCCACTTGGGGCAGTGGGCGTCAGCGACGCGATCTACGAACAGATGCTCCAGCCCGACGCGATGTTCATGCATGGATTCACGTACTCCGGCCACCCGGTCGCGTGCGCGGTAGCGTTGGCGAATATCGACATCATCGAGCGTGAGCAGCTGGCCGCTAACGCCGGCGAGCAGGGCGCGTATCTGCTGGAGCAGCTCCGCGAGCTTGATGGCCATCAGCACGTCGGCGAAGTCCGCGGCAAGGGTTTGATGATGATCGTCGAGATCGTCGCGGACAAGGAAACGAAGGCGAAGTTCGATCCCGCTTTCAATGCTGGTGGCAAGCTTCAATCCGCCACTCGCGAACACGGGTTGATCGTCCGTTGCTCGAACGACGGAATCGCGATCTCGCCACCGCTGACCCTCAGCCGCGACGAGGCACGCCAGATCGCCAACATCGTCCAGACCGCAATCGTGGACGTGCTGGGGTGA
- the hpt gene encoding hypoxanthine phosphoribosyltransferase: protein MSEDEMPANLGEQEDPDEPGSVDLSPFVHPAEADFAAFLDFYRIRWQYEPRSFALRWRDGRIAQMFTPDFYLPEQDLYVELTTMKQSLVTRKNRKIRRLRELYPTIKVVLLNRKGFHELLSRFGYGAVDITSLSEDDIEWVLFSQSEIQQRVQALGRQISTDYAGESLVLVGLLKGVTFFLADLARAITRPLVIDYLSVANPDDSPDGVHFERDLDYDIHNRHVILIEDIVNTGFTMDFVLEHLRARGPASLSVCALLDKAERRIVPVDLRYVGFQIPNEYVVGYGLDHRELYRNLPFICVLKRSTYEDDETVGIEAATTGRLE, encoded by the coding sequence TTGAGCGAAGACGAGATGCCCGCGAACCTCGGCGAACAGGAAGACCCGGACGAACCCGGCTCCGTTGATCTCTCGCCGTTTGTCCACCCGGCCGAGGCGGACTTCGCTGCGTTCCTGGACTTCTATCGCATCCGATGGCAATACGAGCCGCGTTCGTTCGCGCTCCGCTGGCGAGACGGGCGTATCGCGCAAATGTTCACGCCGGATTTCTACCTGCCAGAGCAGGATCTCTATGTCGAGCTCACGACAATGAAGCAATCGCTCGTCACTCGGAAGAACCGGAAAATCCGTCGACTTCGCGAGCTGTACCCGACGATCAAAGTCGTCCTGCTGAATCGCAAGGGCTTTCACGAGCTCCTATCGCGTTTCGGCTACGGCGCGGTAGATATCACGTCACTCTCCGAGGACGACATCGAGTGGGTGTTGTTTTCGCAGTCGGAGATTCAGCAGCGCGTGCAGGCGCTCGGCAGACAGATCTCGACGGACTACGCGGGAGAATCACTCGTGCTCGTTGGCCTCTTGAAGGGGGTTACGTTCTTTCTCGCCGATCTCGCCCGAGCGATCACCCGGCCTCTTGTCATCGACTATTTGTCGGTTGCGAATCCCGACGACTCGCCAGATGGCGTGCATTTCGAGCGTGACCTGGACTATGACATCCACAACAGGCATGTCATATTGATCGAGGATATCGTCAACACCGGGTTCACGATGGACTTCGTTCTCGAACATCTCCGGGCCCGCGGGCCGGCCAGCCTGTCGGTGTGCGCGTTGCTCGATAAGGCCGAGCGTCGCATTGTCCCGGTCGATCTGCGATACGTGGGCTTCCAGATCCCCAACGAGTACGTCGTGGGATACGGGCTCGATCATCGCGAGCTGTACCGAAACCTGCCGTTCATCTGTGTGCTGAAACGCTCCACCTACGAGGATGATGAAACCGTGGGTATTGAGGCGGCGACTACCGGGCGGCTGGAATAG